In Candidatus Sodalis pierantonius str. SOPE, one DNA window encodes the following:
- a CDS encoding RusA family crossover junction endodeoxyribonuclease, translated as MNLTLPFPPSVNGYWRAPNRGKLAGRHLVSERGRKYRAEAVAEILELLRGMPQPVKGDLAVSVTLCPPSRAKRDLDNYSKALFDSVTNACIWIDDSQIKKLEAEWGPVTKGGRVYLSIVETPQNLINA; from the coding sequence GTGAATTTGACTCTTCCGTTTCCACCGAGTGTTAACGGCTACTGGCGAGCACCGAATCGGGGAAAGCTTGCAGGTCGGCATCTTGTCAGTGAGCGGGGCAGAAAGTATCGGGCTGAGGCAGTCGCCGAAATTCTTGAGCTGCTGCGCGGTATGCCTCAGCCAGTGAAGGGCGATTTAGCCGTATCGGTGACGCTTTGTCCACCGAGCAGAGCAAAGCGGGATCTTGATAATTATTCCAAGGCATTGTTTGATTCGGTGACCAATGCCTGTATCTGGATTGACGATAGCCAGATCAAAAAGCTTGAAGCTGAGTGGGGACCAGTGACGAAGGGTGGTAGAGTGTACCTGTCCATTGTTGAAACGCCACAGAATTTAATAAATGCATGA
- a CDS encoding ash family protein yields the protein MPKHAPEACFLLPVVICSMVAQAGASSGAPDSKVAGTVNPVWAATSYSFTAVGGSNNTTMEAVIMTTTPTQISPVVTINDGKAVTTSIAIAEYFNKRHDALLNKSEICDDFLPIRAIVT from the coding sequence GTGCCTAAACACGCACCCGAAGCGTGTTTTTTGTTGCCTGTAGTTATCTGTTCAATGGTAGCTCAGGCGGGAGCTTCTTCGGGAGCGCCGGATTCCAAGGTAGCCGGTACTGTGAATCCCGTCTGGGCTGCCACCAGTTACAGTTTCACAGCTGTCGGTGGTAGTAACAACACTACCATGGAGGCTGTCATAATGACTACTACCCCCACCCAAATTTCGCCTGTTGTTACCATCAACGATGGAAAAGCTGTTACAACGTCCATTGCTATTGCTGAGTATTTTAATAAACGTCACGACGCTTTGTTGAATAAATCCGAAATTTGTGACGACTTCCTCCCTATCAGGGCGATTGTTACATGA
- the mutS gene encoding DNA mismatch repair protein MutS: MMQQYLKLKAQHPDILLFYRMGDFYELFYDDAKRASQLMDISLTKRGASAGEPIPMAGIPYHAVENYLAKLVALGESVAICEQIGDPATTKGPVERRVVRIVTPGTLSDEALLNERQDNLLAALWQAPQGFGYATLDITSGRFLVSEPADREAMAAELQRTNPAELLYPEMLEDMTLIEHRRGLRRRPLWEFELDTARQQLTMQFGTRDLTGFGIERAQLALCAAGCLLQYAKDTQRTSLPHIRTVTLERQQDGIVMDAATRRNLELTQNLSGGDENTLADVLDRTVTPMGSRMLKRWLHMPTREITTLTHRQETIRALQDQVADLQPLLRQVGDLERVLARLALRSARPRDLARMRHAFAQLPAMQTLLEGKSHAYLPQLLDRVGEFETLRDLLARAIIESPPVLVRDGGVIAPGYHAELDEWRGLAAGATDYLDRLELREREKTGLETLKVGFNAVHGYFIQLSRGQSHLAPIHYVRRQTLKNAERYIIPELKEYEDKVLTSKSKALALEKALYDELFDLLLPHLAALQQSAAALAELDVLCNLAERAETLNYVCPTLDARPGIHIIGGRHPVVEQVLSEPFIANPLMLSDARRMLIITGPNMGGKSTYMRQTALIVLLAYIGSFVPAEQAVIGPVDRIFTRVGAADDLASGRSTFMVEMTETANILHNATRQSLVLMDEIGRGTSTYDGLSLAWACAENLAGRIKAMTLFATHYFELTTLPEKMEGVVNVHLDAVEHGDTIAFMHSVQEGAASKSYGLSVAALAGVPREVIKRARQKLRELETLSSGAATGSVDGSQLSLLQPEEPPVSPAVEALENLDPDALSPRQALEWLYRLKKIIG; the protein is encoded by the coding sequence ATGATGCAGCAGTACCTGAAACTGAAGGCGCAGCACCCGGATATCCTGCTGTTCTATCGAATGGGGGACTTTTACGAGTTATTTTATGACGACGCCAAACGCGCGTCGCAGCTGATGGACATCTCCCTGACCAAGCGGGGCGCTTCCGCCGGTGAACCGATTCCCATGGCCGGCATCCCCTATCATGCGGTCGAAAATTATCTGGCCAAGCTGGTGGCGCTGGGGGAGTCGGTGGCTATCTGTGAACAGATAGGGGATCCCGCCACCACCAAAGGGCCGGTGGAGCGTCGCGTGGTCCGCATCGTCACCCCCGGCACCCTGAGCGACGAAGCGCTGCTCAACGAACGCCAGGATAACCTGCTGGCCGCCCTCTGGCAGGCGCCGCAGGGCTTTGGTTACGCAACGCTTGATATCACCTCGGGCCGCTTCCTAGTCTCGGAGCCGGCGGACCGCGAGGCCATGGCCGCGGAACTACAGCGCACCAATCCGGCCGAGCTGCTCTATCCCGAAATGCTGGAGGATATGACGCTCATTGAGCACCGCCGCGGCCTGCGGCGCCGCCCGCTGTGGGAATTCGAGCTGGATACCGCCCGCCAGCAGCTCACCATGCAGTTCGGTACCCGCGATTTAACCGGCTTTGGCATTGAGCGGGCGCAGCTGGCCCTGTGTGCCGCCGGCTGTCTACTGCAATACGCCAAGGATACCCAGCGCACCTCACTGCCGCACATCCGCACCGTCACCCTGGAGCGTCAGCAGGACGGTATCGTGATGGATGCCGCGACACGGCGTAATCTGGAGTTGACGCAAAACCTCAGCGGCGGCGACGAAAATACGCTGGCGGACGTGCTCGATCGCACGGTCACGCCCATGGGCAGCCGGATGCTGAAACGCTGGCTGCACATGCCTACCCGCGAGATCACTACCCTCACCCACCGCCAGGAAACTATTCGCGCATTACAGGATCAGGTGGCGGATCTACAGCCGCTGCTGCGTCAGGTCGGGGATTTGGAGAGGGTGCTGGCGCGTCTGGCGCTGCGTTCGGCGCGTCCGCGCGATCTGGCGCGCATGCGCCATGCCTTTGCACAGCTGCCGGCCATGCAAACGCTGCTCGAGGGCAAATCACATGCCTATTTGCCGCAGTTGCTGGATCGGGTCGGAGAGTTTGAGACGCTGCGCGATTTGCTGGCGCGGGCCATCATTGAGTCGCCGCCGGTGCTGGTGCGCGACGGCGGCGTCATCGCCCCGGGATACCATGCCGAACTGGACGAATGGCGCGGTCTGGCGGCGGGCGCGACCGATTATCTCGACCGTCTTGAGCTGCGCGAGCGGGAAAAAACCGGGCTGGAGACGCTGAAAGTGGGCTTCAACGCCGTGCACGGCTATTTTATTCAGCTCAGCCGCGGCCAAAGCCATCTGGCGCCCATCCATTATGTGCGGCGCCAAACGCTGAAAAACGCCGAACGCTACATCATTCCTGAGCTGAAGGAATACGAAGACAAGGTCCTGACCTCGAAGAGCAAGGCGCTGGCGTTGGAAAAAGCGCTGTATGATGAGCTCTTCGATCTGCTATTGCCCCATCTGGCGGCGCTGCAACAAAGCGCCGCGGCGCTGGCGGAGCTGGATGTCCTGTGCAATCTGGCCGAGCGCGCTGAAACGCTGAACTATGTGTGTCCGACGCTGGACGCCCGGCCGGGCATCCATATCATCGGCGGCCGCCATCCCGTCGTGGAGCAGGTGCTGAGCGAGCCCTTTATCGCCAATCCGCTGATGCTGTCCGACGCGCGGCGTATGCTGATCATTACCGGGCCCAATATGGGCGGTAAAAGCACCTATATGCGCCAAACCGCTCTGATCGTGCTGTTGGCGTATATCGGCAGTTTTGTCCCGGCCGAGCAGGCCGTCATAGGGCCGGTGGATCGCATCTTTACCCGCGTCGGCGCCGCGGACGATCTAGCTTCCGGCCGCTCCACCTTCATGGTGGAGATGACCGAGACCGCCAACATATTGCATAACGCCACGCGTCAGAGTCTGGTGTTGATGGATGAGATCGGCCGCGGTACCTCGACCTACGATGGGCTGTCGCTGGCCTGGGCCTGCGCGGAGAATCTGGCCGGCCGCATCAAGGCCATGACCTTGTTCGCCACGCACTATTTCGAGCTAACTACCCTGCCGGAGAAAATGGAGGGGGTGGTCAACGTGCATCTGGACGCGGTGGAGCATGGCGACACCATCGCCTTCATGCACAGCGTGCAGGAGGGGGCCGCCAGCAAGAGTTACGGCCTATCGGTGGCGGCGCTGGCGGGGGTGCCGCGAGAGGTTATCAAGCGCGCGCGTCAGAAGCTCAGGGAATTGGAAACGTTATCCAGCGGCGCGGCGACAGGCAGCGTGGACGGCTCGCAGCTCTCGCTACTGCAACCGGAAGAGCCGCCTGTTTCGCCGGCGGTCGAGGCGCTGGAAAATCTGGATCCCGACGCGCTTTCGCCGCGCCAGGCGCTGGAATGGCTGTATCGGTTGAAAAAAATAATCGGCTAG
- a CDS encoding tyrosine-type recombinase/integrase: protein MAAMRGFLRFAEQNGYTKNHLANELRSAKKSTSDPDPFTLDEFRRAQTACTHEAHENMITLMVYTGMRPGEISALAWEDIDLVKKTLTVSRVYSDGKIKKPKTDEIRTIQLSPPALSALSGQRKFTEMLPALQVKMEGLHKKPEAIDIHPVFLPATTCRNNQFNILYRTTSIRVLWKNIVRRSRIRYRTVYQLRHTFACWNLTAHGNIAFIAKQMGHADYSMLIRVYGRWMENESCAENLRIWEALEAMGHAEKAPIAPQEIIKEA, encoded by the coding sequence ATGGCAGCGATGCGAGGATTTTTACGTTTTGCTGAGCAGAATGGTTACACCAAAAATCATTTAGCGAATGAGCTACGGTCAGCCAAAAAATCAACCTCTGACCCTGATCCATTCACACTAGACGAATTTAGAAGAGCACAAACCGCGTGCACACATGAAGCTCATGAAAATATGATAACGCTAATGGTTTATACTGGTATGCGCCCTGGTGAGATCAGTGCACTAGCGTGGGAAGATATCGACTTGGTAAAAAAAACACTTACCGTTTCAAGAGTGTATTCTGATGGTAAGATAAAAAAACCAAAAACAGATGAGATCAGAACAATTCAACTTTCTCCCCCTGCGCTATCCGCCCTTTCAGGGCAGAGAAAATTTACTGAGATGCTTCCTGCATTACAAGTAAAAATGGAGGGATTGCACAAAAAACCAGAGGCTATTGACATTCACCCCGTCTTTTTACCAGCCACAACATGTAGAAATAATCAGTTTAATATTTTATATCGAACAACTAGCATAAGGGTGTTGTGGAAAAACATAGTACGACGATCAAGGATCCGCTACAGAACCGTTTACCAGCTCCGGCATACGTTCGCGTGTTGGAATTTGACGGCACACGGCAACATCGCATTTATCGCTAAACAGATGGGCCACGCTGACTACTCAATGCTAATCCGTGTATATGGTCGCTGGATGGAAAACGAAAGTTGTGCAGAAAATTTACGAATTTGGGAAGCGCTCGAAGCAATGGGACATGCTGAAAAAGCCCCAATAGCGCCCCAAGAAATAATAAAGGAAGCGTAA
- a CDS encoding IS256 family transposase, with product MDEKQLQALANELAKNFKTPEDLSHFDRLLKKISVEAALNAEMTHHLGYGKNQPKPGTNARNGYSTKTVTTGDGPLALRTPRDRDGSFEPQLVKKNQTRITGMDNQILSLYAKGMTTREIAAAFKELYDADISPALVSKVTDAVMEQVVEWQNRPLDVVYPIVYLDCIVLKVRQDSRIINKSVFLALGINIEGQKELQGMWLAENEGAKFWLNVLTELKNRGLNDILIACVDGLKGFPDVINAVYPEARLQLCIVHMVRNSLRFVSWKDYKAVTRDLKAIYQAPTEEAGLQALEAFSSAWDIRYPQISRSWQANWANLATFFAYPTDIRKVIYTTNAIESLNSVIRHAIKKRKVFPTDDAVKKVVWLAIQAASQKWTMPLRDWRMAMSRFIIEFGDRLDGHF from the coding sequence ATGGACGAAAAACAGTTGCAGGCTCTGGCTAACGAACTGGCCAAAAATTTCAAAACCCCTGAAGATCTCAGTCACTTCGATCGGCTGCTGAAAAAAATCAGCGTCGAAGCAGCTCTCAATGCCGAAATGACCCATCACCTCGGCTACGGTAAAAATCAGCCTAAACCGGGGACCAACGCCCGCAACGGCTATTCCACAAAAACCGTTACCACTGGCGATGGCCCGCTGGCGCTGCGTACTCCGCGCGATCGTGACGGTTCCTTTGAACCGCAACTGGTGAAGAAGAACCAGACCCGGATTACCGGGATGGATAACCAGATTTTATCGTTGTACGCCAAAGGGATGACCACCCGCGAGATCGCCGCCGCGTTCAAAGAGCTGTATGACGCCGATATCTCGCCGGCGCTGGTCTCAAAGGTCACCGATGCGGTCATGGAGCAGGTTGTCGAATGGCAAAACCGGCCTCTGGATGTAGTCTATCCCATTGTTTATCTTGACTGTATCGTTCTAAAAGTCCGGCAGGACAGCCGCATCATCAACAAATCTGTGTTCCTGGCGCTGGGCATCAACATCGAAGGCCAGAAAGAGTTGCAAGGTATGTGGCTGGCCGAAAATGAAGGCGCAAAGTTCTGGCTGAACGTGCTGACAGAGCTGAAAAACCGCGGCCTGAACGATATCCTTATCGCCTGCGTAGACGGGCTGAAAGGTTTCCCTGACGTTATTAACGCGGTGTATCCGGAGGCGCGGCTCCAGCTGTGTATCGTGCATATGGTGCGCAACAGCCTGCGGTTCGTCTCCTGGAAGGACTACAAGGCCGTCACCCGCGACCTGAAAGCTATCTATCAGGCCCCTACGGAAGAAGCCGGCTTGCAGGCGCTGGAAGCGTTCTCCAGTGCCTGGGACATCCGCTACCCGCAAATAAGTCGAAGCTGGCAGGCAAACTGGGCCAATCTGGCCACGTTCTTTGCCTACCCAACGGACATCCGCAAGGTGATCTACACGACCAACGCCATCGAGTCGTTAAACAGCGTGATCCGGCATGCCATCAAAAAGCGCAAGGTGTTCCCGACCGACGACGCAGTGAAAAAGGTGGTGTGGCTGGCGATACAGGCGGCCTCACAGAAATGGACAATGCCTTTGAGGGACTGGCGCATGGCAATGAGCCGCTTTATTATCGAGTTCGGTGACCGCCTGGACGGTCACTTCTGA